From the genome of Deinococcus malanensis:
TCCTTGATCATCTTGGGGTCGCTCATGCGCGCCACGCCGCCGTCTTGCCGGATGTCGGCCGGCACGCGCTCCAGGGCCATCACAGCCGTCGCGCCGGCCGCTTCCGCGATGCGGGCCTGGTCTGCTGTGACGACGTCCATGATCACGCCGCCTTTGAACATCTCGGCGAAGCCCTGCTTCAGTTGGGGGGTACCACTCTGGTGCTCAGTCATGCACGCACCATAGCCCCGAACTGACCCCTTGACCAGGGCCAGAAACGATCAACCAAAGGGGTCAGTTCAGGAATGGCCTTCATCACTGGACGCCAGGACCGCCACGATACGCTCGACGAGCTGTGAGGGCCTGAAGGGTTTGACCAGGTACTGGGCACGGACATGGGCACCCAGCTCCGGCAGAGGTTCCTGCCGTGTCAGTCCCGACAGGAAGATCACCGGCGGTGTCGCTGCTCCCAGTTCCCGGTGCAGGGCCCGCACCGATTCGAACCCGTCCCATGGAGACATCAGCACGTCCATCACGATGACGTCATAGGTCTCCTGACAGCAGCGCTCCACGGCCTCGGGCCCACTCGCGGCACAGCTCACCCGGAAGCCCTGCATGGACAGGGTCAGTTCCAGAAGTTCGAGAATCTGGGCCTCGTCGTCCACCACCAGCAGGTGCGTTTCGGCCCGGGATTTCATGGCAGCAGAGCCAGGGGGTCGACGGTCTGGCCGCCGAGACGGATCTCGAAGTGCAGGTGGGGACCGGTGCACACACCAGTGCAGCCGATGTACCCCAGCAGTTCGCCCTGCCGCACCTGCTGACCCTCAGCCACTGCCGTCCGGCTCATGTGGCCGTAGATCAGGGTGCTGTCGCCGCTGACTGTATAGACATTCAGGCCGTAGGCACCGTATCCACTCTGCGTGACCGTGCCGTCGGACGCCGAGTAGATGGGCGTGCCAACTGGCGCGGCCAGATCGATGCCGCCGTGAAAAACCTGCTCGTGGAAGGGAATATCCCGTTCAGCGTAGCGGCTGGTCAGGCGGTAGGACTTCATGGGCCAGGCCAGTGTATGTCCGCCCGCGCTGCTGGCAGTCCGCACATTGGGCTGAGTCGGGCTGGCCTGCGCTGTGGGTTGCTGCTCCGCCTTCTGTCTGGCCTGGGCCAGGGCCACCTCATACTGCACCTGCCGTTCGTAAGCCTCTTTGCGCCGCTGGCGCTCCGGGCTGTTCTTCCAGGCCAGGTAGGCCTCGTAGCGCTCCTGGCGTTCGTATTTCTCCAGGAGCTGTTGACGCCTGCGTTCGGCCTTCCAGGCCAGAAAACGCTGGTACTGTGCCTGTTTGCGCCGGACCGCCTCGGCTTTGCGCTCGGCGGCCTGACGTGCCAGCAGGGTCTTCTGGAATCCATCTGCGCGGACGTCGGGCAGCAGCAGTTCGTCGCCGACGCGCAGTGCCCCGGGCAGCACGCCGTTGGCTTCCACCGTTCTCAGCAGGTCCGCGCCGTAGCCGGCGATCAGCGACCAGGCGTTCTGACCGGGCTTGATTCGCACCAGCAGGCCGCGGGGACCAGTCGGAATGTTCAGGGTGTCCCCAGCCCGCACCTGACTCAGGCTGGTCAGGTTGAGGTTCACGCCCAGGAGGTCCACCACACCGAGTCCGAAGCGGCCCGCGATTGAGGCCAGCGAATCACCGGCCGTGACACGGTAGGTCTGAATCGATGGAGGCCGGACCGGCGCACGTTCCACCGCCGGCTCAGGCAGAAGCACGCGGACCAGGCGTCCGGGACCGGTGTCGCGCGGCAGGAAAGCCGCCGCACCCTGGGAGACGCCGTAGCGGGCTGCGACCGTCCTGAGGGGCACCCGACCACTGGTGACCACCAGGACCGACGTGCCTCCCTGGGTAGGTTGCAGGGTGACGTCGGGTGCAGGCTGCAGCAGAGCGTCTGCAGCAGGAAACAGGCCCGACAGGGGTGCGGGAAGCTCGGCGACTCCCTGGCTCTGGGCACCACCGAAGGCAAACAGGCTGAACGTCAGGACGTGGCGTGCGGCCATGCCGGCAAAAAAAGCAAACTTCATTCGGTGTGTGGAACTCCTTAACCGCCGGCCAGGGCCTGCAGAAACTCGACGTTGTTGCGGGTCTTGCCCATGCGCGACAGCAGCATTTCCATGGCGTCCGCCGGGTCCATGTCGCTGATCACCTTACGCAGCAGCCACATCTTCTTGAGGACCTCGGGCTGCAGCAGCAACTCCTCGCGACGGGTGCCGCTCTTGAGGATGTCCAGCGCCGGGAAGATCCGGCGTTCTTCCAGACGGCGCGACAGGACCAGTTCGGCGTTGCCGGTGCCCTTGAACTCCTCGAAAATCACGTCGTCCATGCGGCTGCCGGTTTCCACGAGGGCCGTGGCCAGGATGGTCAGGCTGCCGCCCTCACGGATGTTGCGTGCCGCCCCCAGGAAACGCTTGGGCCAGTGCAACGCGTTGCTGTCCAGACCGCCCGACAGGGTCCGGCCGGTTGGAGGCGTCACCAGGTTGTTGGCACGGGCCAGACGGGTGATCGAGTCAAGCAGAATCACCACGTGCCCGCCGTCCTCCACGATGCGCCGGGCGCGCTCGTGCACGAACTCGGCCACACGGACATGGTGCTGCGGGGGCTCGTCGAAGGTCGAGGCGATGACCTGGGCACCCTGGACGCTTTCACGGAAGTCGGTCACTTCTTCGGGACGCTCGTCGACCAGTAACACCATCACGGTGACGTCGGGGTAGTTCTTGACAATCGAGTTGGCAATCTTCTTGAGCAGCGTGGTTTTTCCGGCCTTGGGCGGGGCGACGATCAGGGCGCGCTGGCCCCGTCCGATCGGCACCAGCAGGTCCACAACACGCAGGCTGAGCGTGTCGTCGGTGCCGGGATCTTCCAGCACGAGCTGGGCGTCGGGAAAGGTGGGGGTCAGGTCGTCGAAGCGCGGACGGCGGCGGGCAGCTTCGGGGTCAAGGCCGTTGACCGCTTCGACGCGCACCAGCGAGCCGTAGCGTTCGTTCTCGCGTGGGCGGCGGGCGCGGCCGATGACCTGGTCACCTGTGCGCAGGTGAAACTGCTTGATGATTCCAGCCGTGACCAGCACACTGCGGCTCTGGGGATCGAGCAGGTCGGCCTGCAGAAAACCGTAGCCGTCGGGACTGATTTCCAGGTACCCGCGTGCCAGGATCTGCCCTTCAGCATCCGCCTGATGTTCCATGATGGCCAGCGCCAGGGCGTCTTTTTTCAGCTTGCGGTAGTTCTCGATGCCGTAACCGGCGGCAATCAGGTGTAGTTCTGGCAGAATTTTCTGTTGAAGTTCGTGATACGGCAGGGCGGACATGGGCTCGGTCACTTCTTCTGGCCTCCCTGGGCGTCCACGCCGCCGGTCTGTGGATTGCTGCCCGCTTCACTGGGAGGTGTATGCGCGTCAGCCCCCGCACGTTTGGCCCAGTCCTTCATGAAGCCGTCGAGGCCGGCCTGGGTGAGGGGATGCTTGATCATCTGGGTAAAGACCTTATACGGAATGGTCGCCACATCCGCTCCCGCCAGTGCCGACTGCACCACATGCGTCGGATGCCGGATGCTCGCCGCCAGCACCTTGGTCTCCAGTCCTGCAAGCACATACGCTTCCTTGATCTGCCGGATCAATTCCACGCCGTCCCACCCGATGTCGTCCACCCGCCCCGCAAACGGACTGATGTACGTCGCCCCCGCCCGTGCCGCCAGCAGCGCCTGCGGCACACTGAAGCACAAGGTCACGTTGGTTTTGATCCCGGCGTCCGTCAGCGCCTTACAGGCCTGCAACCCGGCCGGGGTGAGGGGGAGTTTCACGACGACGTGTTCACTCCACGCGGCCACTTCTTTGCCTTCGCGGATCATGCCTTCGGCGTCCAGGGCGGTGACCTCGGCGCTGATGGCGCCGCCGACCAGTTCAGAGATTTCCTGCACCACTTCGCGGAAGTCGCGGCCCGAGGCCACGATCAGACTGGGGTTGGTCGTGACGCCTGAGAGCACGCCCCAGGCGTTGATTTCCCGGATCTCGTCCACGATCGCCGTGTCAATAAAAAATTCCATGTGTCTTGTCCTCCCGGTCAGCGGGGGCGCGGGGCACACTGCGGCTCTCCCCTGCCCCCCTGTTCATGAATCAGCATACCCCGCATGAAGCGGGACAGGCGCCTGCCCCTGTTGACTATGCCGGGTACAGCCGCATTGACCGCCTGCGCCTGCCGGCCTACCATGAACAGCAACCCCGCGCAGGGGTCAAACATTCAAGACGACCGAGAGGACAGTAGGGCCGGACAGCAGGCACGAGCGAGTCAGGGGTGGTGGAAGCCTGACGCCCAGCACCGGAATTCCGAAGATCACCTCCCGCGCCGGCGGAAGAACGGCCTCAGGCCCAGTAGACCCGCCCGTACGCCCCACGACAGAGGGCCTTGCAACGAGGCCGGCCCAGGTGCCGGCGAAGTTGGGTGGTACCACGCGCACTAACCTGCCGCGTCCCAGCATCTGCTAGGGCGCGGCTGTTTTTTGGCTTGAAAGGAGGGCCACGGTGCAAAGACAACTCGACCGGTTCCGGCGTCCTGTCGAGCTGGCCCTGACCCGAATTTTATACAGCTGACCCGCCTGTTCACCCTTTCCCACGTCCTTCAGGAGTCCCTATGACCGTAACCCCCAAACCCCCGATGTTCGGAACCGTCCCAACCAATCCCAGTTTTCCGGAACTGGAATTGCAGACGCTGCGCTGGTGGCAGGAGCGCCGCATCTTCGAGCGCAGCCTGGAGCAGACCGCCGACGGCCCGCGTTTCACCTTCTACGAGGGTCCACCCACCGCCAACGGCATGCCCGGCATTCACCACGTCGAGGCGCGTAGCCTCAAGGACTTGTTTCCGCGCTTCAAGACCATGCAGGGCTACTACGTGGGCCGCAAGGCGGGCTGGGACACGCACGGGCTGCCGGTCGAGATCGCGGTGGAAAAAAAGCTCGGCCTGAACACCAAGCGTGAAGTTGAAGCGTACGGGATCGACAAGTTCAACGCTCAGTGCCGCGAGACGGTCTTCGAGTACGAGCAGGAGTGGCGCCGCTTCACCGAGCGCATGGCGTACTGGGTGGACCTGGACCGGCCCTACATGACGCTGCAGCGCAACTACATCGAATCGATCTGGTGGAGCGTGCAGCAACTGGACCAGAAAGGACTGCTGTACAAGGGTTTCCGTGTGGCGCCCTACTGTCCCAAGGACGGCACGACCCTGTCCAACGCGGAGGTCAGCGAGGGCTACAAGGACATCCAGGACCCCAGCGTGTACGTACCCTTCGTCCTGAAGGACCCGGGGGCTCTGGGGCTGCCGGCTGACACAGCGTTCCTGGTGTGGACGACCACGCCCTGGACGCTGCCGTACAACGTGGGCGTGGCGGTCCACCCGGACCTGGAGTATGTCGCTGCCCGGGACAAGGAAGGCCGCGTGCTGATCCTGGCCGCGAGTCTGCGCGCCGAGGTGCTGGGCGAGGACGCCGAGGTCGTGAAGAGCTTCCGTGGAAACGAGCTGGAGCGGGTGCCATACGAGCCCCTGTTTACCGAGGCCTACGAGACCGAGGGCGAAGGCAAGGCGGTGTGGATGTCGGGGCTGGACACCTATGTCTCGGACAAGGACGGCACCGGCCTGGTGCACACCGCGCCGGCCTTCGGTGAGGACGACATGCGGCTGGCGCGCAACTACGGGTTCCCGGTGATCGTGGGGGTGGACAGCGAGGGCAAGCACCGGTTCGGGCCGTGGAAGGGCGTGTTCTTCCGCGACGCCAACACCGAGATCGTGCGTGACCTGCGCGCGCGAGGGCTGATGTGGAAGGAGAAGAACTTCCTGCACTCGTACCCGCACTGCTGGCGCTGCGGCACCCCGCTGATGTACTACGCCACCGAGAGCTGGTACCTGAACAACACCCGCCTCAAAGGCCGCCTGATCGAGCTGAACGGCACCATCGACTGGCACCCGGCACACATCCGCACCGGGCGTTACGGCGGCTGGCTGGAAAACCTGATCGACTGGAACATCAGCCGCAGCCGCTACTGGGGCACGCCGCTGCCGGTCTGGGAGGCCGAGGACGGCGAGTACCGCGTCGTGGGCAGTTACGCCGAACTGGCCGAGCTGAGCGGCCGGACCGAGGTGACCGGCGAGGACTTCGATCCGCACCGGCCCTACGTGGACGACATCACGTTCGAGGTGGATGGTAAGACCTTCCGCCGCGTGCCGTACGTGATGGACGTGTGGTACGACTCGGGCTCCATGCCGTTCGCGCAGCACCACTATCCCTTCGAGAACCGGGAACTGTTCGAGCAGGGCGGCTTCCCGGCGGACTACATCAGTGAGGCCATCGACCAGACCCGCGGGTGGTTTAACTCGCTGCACCAGATCGGCACCATGGTGTTCGACTCGGTGGCCTACAAGTCGGTGATCTGCGCCGGGCACTTCCTGGACGAGAAGGGCCAGAAGATGAGCAAGTCCAAGGGAAACATCCTCGACCCCTGGGAGGTGTTCAACACCTACGGCGCGGACGCCGCGCGCTGGTACACCTACGTGTCCGCACCGCCGGAGCTGTCGCGCCGGGTGGGGCTGAATGTCATCGGCGAGGCCTTCCGCAGCTACTTCATGACGCTGTGGAACACGTACTCCTTCTTCGTGCTGTATGCCAACCTGGACCAGCCGGACCTGCGCGCGGCCCCGCCGGTCGAGGAGCGGCCCGAGGTGGACCGCTGGCTCGTCGCCAAGGTGCAGGCGCTGGTGGGCACCGTCACAGCCGCACTGGACAGCTACGACCCCACGGGATCGAGCCGGGCGCTCCAGGACTTTGTGGTCGAGGACCTCAGCAACTGGTACGTGAGACGCAATCGTCGGCGCTTCTGGAGTGGAGACGGGCAGGTGGACCTCAGCGCCTACGCCACGCTCCACTACGCGCTGGTGACAGTCACGCAGTTGACCGCTCCGTTCACGCCGTTCCTGGCCGAGTCGCTGTATCAGAATCTGGTCCGCAGCGTGACTCCGGACGCGCCCGAAAGCGTGCATCTGGGCACCTGGCCGCAGGTGAACGAGGCCCTCAGCGCGCCGGAACTGGTCGGCGAGATGGACGCGGTGCTGCGCGTGGTGTCACTGGGCCGTGCGGTACGCGGGCAGACGGGCATGCGCCAGCGTCAGCCGCTGCCCAAAGTGATGCTGCGCGCCCGCACATCCGAACAGACGGCGGCCCTGGGGCGCTTTGCCGAGCAGATCAAGGAGGAACTGAACGTCAAGGAGGTCGAGCTGCTTGACCAGTACGCCGAGCTGGTGAGCTACCAGCTACGGCCGAACCTGCCGCTGCTGGGCAAGAAGTTCGGCAAGGCGGTGCCGCAGGTTCGGGCAGCGCTGCAGGAGGCCGACGCTTCCGAGGTCGCCCGTTTCGTGCGCGACGGCAAGTTCTTTGAGGTCGTCGCTCCGACCGGCGAGCGCTTCGAACTGGGGCCCGACGAGGTGCTGGTGGACGCCCGTTCTCCCGAAGGCTTTGCGGCGCAGGAGGAAGCAGGCTACCTGGTGGCCTTCGATACGCAGCTGACCCGCGAGCTGGAGCTTGAAGGGCTTGCCCGCGACCTGGTGCGCGGCATCCAGGACGGCCGCAAGAAGGCCGGGTTCGAAGTGTCCGACCGGATCACGCTGCATCTGGACCTGACCGGCGACACCCGTGAGGCGGCCGAGGTCTGGCAGGAGTACCTGATGAGCGAAACCCTGACCGAGGCGCTGGTCTTCGGCGTGGCCGAGGGCTTCGCCGCAGAGGTCGAGGGTGGCACGGCGTACCTGGAACGGCTGGACCGCGACGGGTCCGTGGCGGGCGCCTGAACGCTTCAGCCAAGGGGAAAGGGGCGCCAGCTGGCGCCCCCTTTTTTCGATTCACTCAGCCGTGGTAGGGCCGCACCAGCACACCGAAGGTCCCCGGACCGACGTGGGCCCCGATCACCGGACCCAGGAGCAGGGCACGCCCCTGCTTGATGTTTAGCCCACTGCGGCTGACCGCACCCTGCAGTTCAGAGATGCGGGCCACATCGCGCCCGGCGTGAACGATGGTTACGGAGACCGGCCTGTTCCCGAAGCGCTGCACTGCGTTGGCCAGCATGTCCGGAAGAACCTGTGGGGCCTTGAGGCGCTTGACCACGCTGAGCTTGCCCTGATCGAAGTGCAGCACCGGACGCAGGTTAAGCATGTTGCCGACCACCTGCTGCGCCCGGCCGATCCGTCCGCTGCGGCGCAGGTATTCCAGAGACGCCACGCTGAAGTCGGTGGACATCTCCGTGCGGATGGCATGGACCAGCTGTTCGGCCTGCTCCATGCTCTGGCCCGCGTCCAGGGCTGCGCGGGCCGCCAGGGCCACCTCGGCCAGGGGCGCCGTGGTCAGGAGGCTGTCCACCACCCGCACGCGCGTGGGCTCAGGCAGGCGGCTGACGGCTTCACGGGCGTGACGCACGGTCTCCGAGAGTTCGCCGGAAATGTGTACGCTGAAGACGGCCTCATGCGTCTCCAGCAGACCCCGGTAATGCTGCTCGAAAAAATCGGCGCTGGGCGGCTCTGTGGTGGCCTGACCACCCGAACGCAGGTGGTCGTACACGGCGTCGGGGTCGATCTCCTGCCAGTCGAGAAAGCTGCGCCCACCGATCTGAACCGTCAGGGGAATCACTTCGATGCCGTAGGTCTGGGCCGCCTCCGGGGACAAATCGCTGGTGGAGTCGGTGAGCACGGCAATCATGACCTCAACCTAGATGGACCACAGACGCACTTCCGTGAGCTTCCTTACGCCCTGGGGGGCGTATGACGCCCCCTGGACGGCTGGGCTTGACATGCGGCTGACCGCTACAGAGTTCTATACTTCGCAACCATGACGCCTGGATTTCCCCCACAAGACGGCCTGAAGATCGCAGTGCTGTGTCACGCGAGCGCCGGGGGCTCCGGGGTGGTCGCGACCGAACTCGGGCTGATGGTCGCCCGCGCAGGGCATGAGGTCCATTTTGTGGGCTCAGCGCAACCCTTCCGGCTGGCCGGTGCCGGTGGAATGACCGGTCCCTATTTCCATCAGGTGGGGGGCTTCGCCTACGCCCTGTTCGACCAGCCATATCCGGAGCTGGCGGCGGCCAACACCCTGACCGAGGTCATCCTCGAGCATGGCGTGGAACTCTCGCACGCGCATTACGCGATTCCGCACGCGAGTGCGGCGCTGCATGCCCGCAGCGTCAGCGGGAAGACACGCGTCATCACCACCCTGCACGGCACCGACGTGACCCTGGTGGGCGCCGAACCGGCCTTCCGCCACACCACGCGCTACGCCATCGAGCGGTCTGACCATGTCACGGCGGTGTCGTCGTTCCTGGCAAACCAGACCCGCGAGGTCTTCGGGACCGATCGTGAGATCGAGGTTATTCACAACTTCGTCGACAGTACCCGCTTTGTGCGCATCACCGATCCTGCGGTGCGCGCCCGCTTTGCGCATCCGGATGAGGCCCTGCTGGTGCATGTCAGCAACTTCAGGGCCGTAAAGCGCCCGGAGGACGTCGTTCAGGTCTTCGCACGGGTGGCCAGTGAGATTCCAGCCCGTCTGCTGATGATCGGGGACGGTCCGGAGCGTCCCCGCGCCTTTGAACTTGCCCAACAACTGGGCGTCATCGGACGGACCCACTTCCTCGGCTCGTTTCCAGATGTCCAGACCATCCTGGGCATCAGTGATCTCTTCCTGCTGCCCAGCAGCAACGAGAGTTTCGGGCTGGCGGCCCTGGAGGCCATGAGTTGCGAGGTCCCGGTGGTGGCTGCCCGTGCAGGTGGCGTGCCCGAGGTGGTGGAGGACGGTGTTACCGGCTTCCTCTCCCCCGTGGCGGACGTAGACCACATGGCGGACCGGGCCCTACAGATCCTGCGCGACCGTGACGTGTATACCCGCATGGCCCAGGCCGCCCGGCAAGCGGCAGTCAACAGGTTTCCCCCAGAGCTGATCGTGCCACAGTACCTGAACGCCTATCACCGGACGGTCGCGGGCCAATAAGCGTTACCAGGCTGGCATGCAATTGAGCCCCTCTATTAAGTGAATAGTTTCACGATATAACCCACTCGTGAAATGATTACTCGCTTCTTGCATTAGCGAAGAAAAAAGGGCCCCGGCCCTTCATTCACCTATCGTCCTTATCGGTTCAACCGGACGGTCACGCCGATATCTGCGGCAAATGGCCTGAGACTGACTGCTCTTCCGACATCGACCAGGAATGCGTTCCATCCCCGCTTGACCTGGGCCACGTACCCCTTGTTGGCCTTGACGGTGACGTCCCCGTTGACCCACACGATAAACAGGGTGGATCGTCCCGCCTGGGCAGCCACCTCTCTGAGCGGCTCGGCGTCATCGCGGCGACCGTTGTTGTTCAGGTCGCGGTAGGTGAAGAATCGCAACTCCGCGGACTGGACCTGTCCACTCACAGCAACCGGGTCAATCACACCCGGCCAGGACACGTTCTGTGGCGTGAGGGCCACCTGTGCCCGCGCCGTAGGAGCAGCGATGGGGATTTCCATGCTGAAGCGGTTGCCCTGCACTGGTACACCGACGATTTCCTGGACCGGCTGACCGAATGGACTGACCACCCAGCCGCTGACCCGGGTGTCGGCAGTGACTGTTCCGTCCACCGTACCGGACACGATCAGGGCCGAGGCCTGCGTGGCCAGCAGGCCCAGCATCAGGGAAAGGACGTGACGAGTCTTCATGTCTCCAGTGTACGGGTCTGACTGACGGCGATATGACTCCACATGACAGTCCGCGAGGGCCAAAAGAGGGGACCGGGTCCAAGTGACCCGGCCCTCCTTCAAAACCCTGCTTACTTGTTCAGCGCCTGCTTGACCAGGTCGATGATCTCGGGCATGGTGTCGGCCACCGGTACGTTCGCTGCGGCGAAGGCCGCGAGCTTGCTTTCGGGGGTACCGACGTCGCCCATGATGATCGCGCCAGCGTGACCCATGCGCTTACCTTTGGGTGCACTGCGGCCGCTGATAAAGGCCACCACGGGCTTTTTCATGTTCTGGGCGATGTATTCGGCGGCGGCTTCCTCGTCGGCTCCACCGATCTCACCGATGACCACGACAGCGTCGGTGTCGGGATCAGCTTCGAACAGCGGCAGGACGTCCGCGAAGGTTGTGCCGATCACAGGGTCGCCACCAATGCCGACGGTGGTGCTGGTGCCCATGCCCGCGTCGTTCAGCAGCTTTGCAGCCTCGTAGGTCAGGGTGCCGGAGCGGCTGATCAGGCCGATTCGGCCGGGGTTGGCGTAGATCTTGTTGGGCATGATGCCGATCTTGGCTTCACCGTTGGTCACCAGGCCGGGGCAGTTGCCGCCGATCAGACGGATGCCTTCGCCACCCTGCGCACGGCTCTCGGCGTCCAGGAGTTTGACTTCCTGTACAGCGCGCATCATGTCCACGGTGGGCACGCCTTCGGTGATCAGCACGATCAGGGGCATGCCGGCGTGGGCCGCTTCCAGCACGGCGTCGGCGGCGCCTGCAGGCGGCACGAAAATGATCGAGACGTTGGCGCCGTGCTTCTCCTTGGCTTCAGCCACCGAGTTGTACACGGGCCAGCCTTCGAAGTCGGTGCCGCCCTTGCCTGGGGTCACGCCCGCCACAACCTGAGTGCCGAATTCCTTCATGGCGCGGCTGTGGCTGGCGCCTTCGCGGCCGGTCATGCCCTGGACGATGACCTTGCTGTTCCTGTCAACGAGAATGCCCATTATTTGGCCTCCGCAGCGTTTGCTTCCTTGGCAGCTTCATCGGCCGCTTCAAACATGGTGGGGTACATCTGAATCAGAGGGCTGTTGACCTCGGCCAGCAGCGCCTTGGCTTCGTCCTCGGCCGTACCAGCGATCCGCATGCGCACCGGCTTGGTCAGGATGCCGTCTTTCAGGGCCTGAATGACGCCCTTGGCAACCTCATCGGCGCGGGTGATACCGCCGAAGATGTTGATGAAGATGGCTTTGACGTCGGTGTCCTTGCTGACCAGCTTCACCGCGTTGTACACGACCTCGGCCTTGGCGCCGCCGCCGATGTCCAGGAAGTTGGCGGGCTTGGCGCCGGCACGGTTGACCACGTCCAGCGAGGTCATCACGATGCCTGCGCCGTTGCCCAGCACGCCGACATTGCCGTCGAGCTTCACGTAGGCAAAGCCGTACTTGCTGGCCTCGATTTCCAGGGGGTGCTCGGCTTCCAGCTCGCGCCAGTCGGCCAGGTCCTGGTGACGGTACATGGCGTTGTCGTCGATCTCGAACTTGGTGTCCAGCGCGAGCGGCACACCGTCGGGACCAACGAACAGCGGGTTGATCTCGACGAGCACGGCGTCGCGCTTCAGCGCGGCCTCGCTCATCTTGACCATCATGTCGGCGATCTTGTTCAGGTTGCCCTTGAAGCCGGCCTTGATGGCCACTTCGCGCGCCTCGTAGGGACGCAGGCCAGTCACCGGGTCCACGCGGTGCTTGATGATCTTCTCGGGGGTCGCGGCGGCGACTTCCTCAATTTCCATCCCGCCCTCGGCGGAAGCCATCAGGGTGTAGCTCTGCACGTTGCGGTCGACGATCATGCCGACGTAGTACTCGGTGCCCGCGTCGATGTCCACGGCCTTGGTGACCAGGACCTTGTTGACCGTCAGGCCCTTGATGTCCATGCCGAGAATCTTCTCGCCGTTTTCGAAGGCCTTGTCCTCGGAGGGGCTGAACTTCACGCCGCCAGCCTTGCCGCGCCCACCCACGTGCACCTGGGCCTTGACGACCACCGGCTGACCGTATTCGCGGGCGATCTGCCGCACCTCGTCGGGGGTACGGGCGACCTTGCCGTCCTGAACGTTGACGCCGAACTGGCGCAGAATTTCCTTGCCCTGATACTCGTGAAGTTTCACGGTTCCTGCCTCCTCAATGGTGGGGTGATTGGCCAGTGTTCCCGGGCCAGCTCTACTTTTGTCCC
Proteins encoded in this window:
- a CDS encoding response regulator — its product is MKSRAETHLLVVDDEAQILELLELTLSMQGFRVSCAASGPEAVERCCQETYDVIVMDVLMSPWDGFESVRALHRELGAATPPVIFLSGLTRQEPLPELGAHVRAQYLVKPFRPSQLVERIVAVLASSDEGHS
- a CDS encoding peptidoglycan DD-metalloendopeptidase family protein, producing the protein MKFAFFAGMAARHVLTFSLFAFGGAQSQGVAELPAPLSGLFPAADALLQPAPDVTLQPTQGGTSVLVVTSGRVPLRTVAARYGVSQGAAAFLPRDTGPGRLVRVLLPEPAVERAPVRPPSIQTYRVTAGDSLASIAGRFGLGVVDLLGVNLNLTSLSQVRAGDTLNIPTGPRGLLVRIKPGQNAWSLIAGYGADLLRTVEANGVLPGALRVGDELLLPDVRADGFQKTLLARQAAERKAEAVRRKQAQYQRFLAWKAERRRQQLLEKYERQERYEAYLAWKNSPERQRRKEAYERQVQYEVALAQARQKAEQQPTAQASPTQPNVRTASSAGGHTLAWPMKSYRLTSRYAERDIPFHEQVFHGGIDLAAPVGTPIYSASDGTVTQSGYGAYGLNVYTVSGDSTLIYGHMSRTAVAEGQQVRQGELLGYIGCTGVCTGPHLHFEIRLGGQTVDPLALLP
- the rho gene encoding transcription termination factor Rho, which encodes MTEPMSALPYHELQQKILPELHLIAAGYGIENYRKLKKDALALAIMEHQADAEGQILARGYLEISPDGYGFLQADLLDPQSRSVLVTAGIIKQFHLRTGDQVIGRARRPRENERYGSLVRVEAVNGLDPEAARRRPRFDDLTPTFPDAQLVLEDPGTDDTLSLRVVDLLVPIGRGQRALIVAPPKAGKTTLLKKIANSIVKNYPDVTVMVLLVDERPEEVTDFRESVQGAQVIASTFDEPPQHHVRVAEFVHERARRIVEDGGHVVILLDSITRLARANNLVTPPTGRTLSGGLDSNALHWPKRFLGAARNIREGGSLTILATALVETGSRMDDVIFEEFKGTGNAELVLSRRLEERRIFPALDILKSGTRREELLLQPEVLKKMWLLRKVISDMDPADAMEMLLSRMGKTRNNVEFLQALAGG
- the fsa gene encoding fructose-6-phosphate aldolase, whose amino-acid sequence is MEFFIDTAIVDEIREINAWGVLSGVTTNPSLIVASGRDFREVVQEISELVGGAISAEVTALDAEGMIREGKEVAAWSEHVVVKLPLTPAGLQACKALTDAGIKTNVTLCFSVPQALLAARAGATYISPFAGRVDDIGWDGVELIRQIKEAYVLAGLETKVLAASIRHPTHVVQSALAGADVATIPYKVFTQMIKHPLTQAGLDGFMKDWAKRAGADAHTPPSEAGSNPQTGGVDAQGGQKK
- the ileS gene encoding isoleucine--tRNA ligase — encoded protein: MTVTPKPPMFGTVPTNPSFPELELQTLRWWQERRIFERSLEQTADGPRFTFYEGPPTANGMPGIHHVEARSLKDLFPRFKTMQGYYVGRKAGWDTHGLPVEIAVEKKLGLNTKREVEAYGIDKFNAQCRETVFEYEQEWRRFTERMAYWVDLDRPYMTLQRNYIESIWWSVQQLDQKGLLYKGFRVAPYCPKDGTTLSNAEVSEGYKDIQDPSVYVPFVLKDPGALGLPADTAFLVWTTTPWTLPYNVGVAVHPDLEYVAARDKEGRVLILAASLRAEVLGEDAEVVKSFRGNELERVPYEPLFTEAYETEGEGKAVWMSGLDTYVSDKDGTGLVHTAPAFGEDDMRLARNYGFPVIVGVDSEGKHRFGPWKGVFFRDANTEIVRDLRARGLMWKEKNFLHSYPHCWRCGTPLMYYATESWYLNNTRLKGRLIELNGTIDWHPAHIRTGRYGGWLENLIDWNISRSRYWGTPLPVWEAEDGEYRVVGSYAELAELSGRTEVTGEDFDPHRPYVDDITFEVDGKTFRRVPYVMDVWYDSGSMPFAQHHYPFENRELFEQGGFPADYISEAIDQTRGWFNSLHQIGTMVFDSVAYKSVICAGHFLDEKGQKMSKSKGNILDPWEVFNTYGADAARWYTYVSAPPELSRRVGLNVIGEAFRSYFMTLWNTYSFFVLYANLDQPDLRAAPPVEERPEVDRWLVAKVQALVGTVTAALDSYDPTGSSRALQDFVVEDLSNWYVRRNRRRFWSGDGQVDLSAYATLHYALVTVTQLTAPFTPFLAESLYQNLVRSVTPDAPESVHLGTWPQVNEALSAPELVGEMDAVLRVVSLGRAVRGQTGMRQRQPLPKVMLRARTSEQTAALGRFAEQIKEELNVKEVELLDQYAELVSYQLRPNLPLLGKKFGKAVPQVRAALQEADASEVARFVRDGKFFEVVAPTGERFELGPDEVLVDARSPEGFAAQEEAGYLVAFDTQLTRELELEGLARDLVRGIQDGRKKAGFEVSDRITLHLDLTGDTREAAEVWQEYLMSETLTEALVFGVAEGFAAEVEGGTAYLERLDRDGSVAGA
- a CDS encoding DegV family protein, encoding MIAVLTDSTSDLSPEAAQTYGIEVIPLTVQIGGRSFLDWQEIDPDAVYDHLRSGGQATTEPPSADFFEQHYRGLLETHEAVFSVHISGELSETVRHAREAVSRLPEPTRVRVVDSLLTTAPLAEVALAARAALDAGQSMEQAEQLVHAIRTEMSTDFSVASLEYLRRSGRIGRAQQVVGNMLNLRPVLHFDQGKLSVVKRLKAPQVLPDMLANAVQRFGNRPVSVTIVHAGRDVARISELQGAVSRSGLNIKQGRALLLGPVIGAHVGPGTFGVLVRPYHG